The DNA window AAGACGCTTGCTGCCAAGGGCATGGTGGTTGCCAAGGCGCGGGTCGGCACGCGTGTGACCGAGAAAAACCTCTGGAATATGTTCGACAGCGAAATCATCGCCTGGCACTTCGACAATGGCGTGACCGAAGAATTTCTGCTGCAGCTTTACGATATCCGCCTTGCCGTCGAACCCTTCGCCGCCGGTCTGGTCGCCGAGCGCGCCGATGCCGAGGAGATCGAAATGCTGCGCGGGCTGGCTCAGGAGATGGCGGCGAGCGGGCATACGGCCGACAGCCTGGCACTCGCCGACCTGCGCTTCCACCTGGCAATTGCCGAAGCCTCGCACAATCCCTTCATGCGCACCCTCGGCAGCCTGATCGAAGCGGCCCTGGTCGGCATGTTCCGCATCAGCACGCCCCCCTCCGAAAACGGATTCGCCAATATCGCCGATACCCATATGCGCATCGTCGATGCCATCGTCTCCGGCGACAGCGCCGCCGCTCGGCGTGCGATGGAAGTCGTCATCCTAGACGGACGCGACCACGTGCATGAGGCCTTCGCGGCCCACGGTTCTCCTGTTGTCTTGGGACCGATTTCGCCGGCAATCTCATCCTAGTGACGCTTTGACCACGCGGCGCATTCAAGCTTTTTAGCCACTCAATGGACGTCGTAGCACCTTAAACTGCCGCGCAATTTCGTCCTGAAATGGATTTCCGATTTCGGGAATTATGCAGTATGAGGCAGAAAAGCCGCCTCATCGCGCGGATTCGCGGAGCACATCATGGAACGCACTTGTCTTGCCGTCATCCTAGCCGCCGGTGACAGCACGCGGATGAAATCCTCGAAATCTAAGGTGCTGCATCCGGTCGCCGGACGGCCGATGATCGCGCATGTGGTCGAGGCGGTCGCCTCCGCGGATATCTCCTCCGTAGCACTGGTCGTCGGTCGCGACGCCGAGAACGTCGCCAAGTCCGCGAGCATCGACGGTGTCGCCATCGAAGCATATCTGCAGCAAGAGCGTCTCGGCACCGGCCATGCGGTGCTGGCGGCACGCGAGGCCATCGCCAAGGGTTATGACGATATCCTCGTCACCTACGGCGACGTGCCGCTGCAGACCGACGGACCGCTGAAAGCCGCCCGCCAGGGCCTCGCCGAAGGCAGCGACGTCGTCGTCATCGGCTTTCACACCGACCGTCCGACCGGCTATGGCCGCCTGCTCGTCAAGGACGGGGAGCTCATCGCCATCCGCGAGGAGAAGGACGCCACCGACGCCGAGCGCGCTGTGACCTGGTGCAACAGCGGACTGATGGCAATCAACGGCAGCAAGGCGCTCGATCTCCTCTCGCGCATCGGCAATGCCAATGCCAAGGGCGAATTTTATCTCACCGACCTCGTCGAGATTGCCCGTTCGCTTGGCGGTCGCGTCACAGCCGTCGATGCCCCTGAAATCGAGATGACCGGCTGCAACAACCGCGCCGAACTCGCTGTTATCGAACGCTTCTGGCAGGAGCGTCGCCGCCGCGAGATGATGCTATCAGGCGTTACCATGATCGCGCCGGAAACGGTGTTCCTCTCC is part of the Rhizobium bangladeshense genome and encodes:
- a CDS encoding FadR/GntR family transcriptional regulator, encoding MRNKLIETRKTGRRARTSHAQVVDELGKAIVAGTYPVGSILPGDTELAQRFKVSRTVLRETMKTLAAKGMVVAKARVGTRVTEKNLWNMFDSEIIAWHFDNGVTEEFLLQLYDIRLAVEPFAAGLVAERADAEEIEMLRGLAQEMAASGHTADSLALADLRFHLAIAEASHNPFMRTLGSLIEAALVGMFRISTPPSENGFANIADTHMRIVDAIVSGDSAAARRAMEVVILDGRDHVHEAFAAHGSPVVLGPISPAISS
- the glmU gene encoding bifunctional UDP-N-acetylglucosamine diphosphorylase/glucosamine-1-phosphate N-acetyltransferase GlmU; translated protein: MERTCLAVILAAGDSTRMKSSKSKVLHPVAGRPMIAHVVEAVASADISSVALVVGRDAENVAKSASIDGVAIEAYLQQERLGTGHAVLAAREAIAKGYDDILVTYGDVPLQTDGPLKAARQGLAEGSDVVVIGFHTDRPTGYGRLLVKDGELIAIREEKDATDAERAVTWCNSGLMAINGSKALDLLSRIGNANAKGEFYLTDLVEIARSLGGRVTAVDAPEIEMTGCNNRAELAVIERFWQERRRREMMLSGVTMIAPETVFLSYDTVIGRDALIEPNVVFGPGSVIDSGAVIHAFSHIEGAHVSEGATVGPFARLRPGADLASGSKVGNFCEVKNGRIGEGAKVNHLTYIGDAVVGAGSNIGAGTITCNYDGVNKSETVIGENAFIGSNSSLVAPVTIGDGAYIASGSVITANVPADALALGRARQEIKPGRATLLRERALAIKAAKKGKG